In Streptomyces erythrochromogenes, the DNA window AGTTCACGCAGAGGTTCCGCAATGCCCGCTGACACCGACACGGCCCCCGCCGCCGTGGTGGTCCCCGCCCGCCGGACCGCATCGCCGTGGGTCCTGATGTACCACTCGGTCGCCGAGTTCACCGACCCCGCCGAGGACCCGTACGGCATCACCGTCACCCCCCTCGCCCTGGAGGCACAGCTGCTGTGGCTGCGCTCCCGGGGCCTGCGCGGGGTGTCGGTCGGTGAACTGCTGCGGGCCCGGGCGGCCGGGCGCGGAGCCGGGCTCGTCGGACTGACCTTCGACGACGGCTACACCGACTTCCTGACCCACGCGCTGCCGCTGCTCCAGCGCCACGACTGCACCGCCACCCTCTTCGTGCTGCCCGGACGGCTCGGCGTGGACAACGTGTGGGACCCGCTGGGACCGCGCAAGTCCCTGCTCACCGCCGAGGGGATCCGCGAAGTCGCCGCCGCCGGGCAGGAGATCGGCTCGCACGGCCTGCTCCACCAGGACCTCACCGCCACCCCCGACGACGTGCTCCAGCAGGAACTGCGCGGCAGCCGCGACCTGTTGCGCGAGCTGACCGGCACCCTGCCCGAGGGCTTCTGCTACCCGTACGGGCACCTCGACGCCCGGGTCGTCGACGCGACGCGGGCGGCCGGCTACGGCTACGCCTGCGCCATCGACCCCGGGCGGCTCGCCGGCCCGCACGCCCTGCCGCGCACGCACGTCAGCCAGGCCGACGGCGGCACCCGGCTGCGCGTCAAGCAGGTGCGCCACCAGGTCGGGGAGCTGCGGCGGGCGGTGTACCGGTGAAGCCGATCGAGGCCGTCAAGGCCCTGCACGTCATCACCGGCCTCGGCGTCGGCGGCGCCGAGCAGCAACTGCGGCTGCTGCTGCGGCACATGCCGATGCGGTGCGACGTGCTCACGCTGACCAATCCCGGGCCGGTCGCCGAGGGGCTGCGCGCCGACGGCGTACGGGTCGTGCACCTGGGAATGCGCGGCAACCGGGACCTGGGGGCGCTGCCCCGGCTCGTGCGGTTCATCCGGCGCGGCCAGTACGACCTCGTCCACACGCACCTGTACCGGGCCTGCGTGTACGGGCGCCTCGCGGCCCGGCTCGCGGGCACCGGGGCGACCGTCGCCACCGAGCACTCCCTCGGCGAGGGGGAGATCGAGGGCCGGCCGCTCTCGGGCGGGGTGCGCGCGCTGTACCTGGCCAGCGAGCGGCTGGGCGCGGCGACGGTGGCCGTGTCGGACACCGTCGCCGCCCGGCTGGAGGGGTGGGGGGTGCCGGCCGCGCGGGTCCACGTCGTACCCAACGGCATCGAGGCCGTCCGCTTCCGTTTCGACGAGGGCGTCCGCCGGGCGACCCGGGCCCGCACCGGGCTGCCCGAGCGGGCCTTCGTGGTCGGCGGGGTCGGCCGGCTGGTCCCGGGCAAGCGGTTCGACGTGCTGGTGCGGGCCGTGGCCGCGCTGCCGGGTGCGCACCTGATGCTGGCAGGGGACGGCCCGGAGCGGGCGGGGCTGCGCCGGCTGGCCGCCGAGCTCGGCGCGCAGAGCCGCATCCACCTGCTGGGGGAGCGGGACCCGCTGGGCGACAGCGCGGACGGCCGCACCCCGGGCATCCCGGCCCTGCTGGCCGCCATGGACGTCTTCGTCTCGCCGTCGCGGGAGGAGGCCTTCGGGCTCGCGGTCGTCGAGGCCCTGGCCGCCGGACTTCCGGTCCTGCACGTGACCTGCCCGGCCATCGACGACCTGCCCGCCGCCGAGGCCCCGGGGGCGCGCCGCATCGGCACCGGCACGGAGGAACTCGTCGCGGCGCTGCGCGGCCACATGGAGGCGGGCGCGCGCCGGCTGCCCCCGCCGCCGGTCGTGCGCCGCTACGACATCGCCCGCAGCGCGCGCCGGCTGCTGGACGTGTACGACCTCGCCCTCTCGGCCGCGCCGGAACCGCGGGTACCGGGCCCCGTCACGGATCCCGCACCGGACCCGGCCGGCGCTGCGGCCCCGGACCCCGCGGCGCGACCGGAGGCGGGGCTGACGGTGCCCGGGCCCGGCTCCCCCCGGCGGACGCCGGGCGCCCATGGCTGATCCCCACCCCCGAAGGGGTCCCGGCCGGGACCCGAAGGAACCCACCTCCCTCCAGGAAGCGAGCACGACCATGGCCGACACCGCCGCGAAGAAGTCAGAGAAGCCGAAGAACCCCGAGAAGAAGCCGGAGCGGAAGGCCGACCACCGCTCCGGGAAGAGGCCCAGGCGGCGGCTCGGCCGGCCCCCCGTGTGGTGGCCGCTGCCCGCCTGCGCCGTGCTGGGGCTGGCCGCCGGCGGCGCGTACGGGGTGCTCAAGGCCCCCGAGTACGCCGCGACCAGCTATGTCGTCGCCGTTCCCGACGACACCACCGAACCCGCCACCGCCCTCGGCTTCGCGCAGGCGTACGCCCGTATCGCCACCAGCAGTTCCACCCTCGCCTACGCGCAGCCCCGCGCGGGCATCACCGCGCGGGAGCTGCGGACCCATGTACGGGCCGAGACCTCGCCCGAGTCCCCGATGATCGCCATCACCGGCACCTCCAAGAGCCCCGCCGAGGCCGCCGACATCGCGAACGCCGTCGCCGACGCCCTGTCGCTGAGCAGCAACCAGGCCGCCAAGAACACCGGCGTCCAGCTCCTCCTCTTCAACCAGGCCGTGGCCCCCACCGACCCCGCCTCCCCGTCCGCCGCCATCAGCGGTGCCGTGGGGCTGTGCGCCGGCGGGCTGCTGGGCGGTCTGTGGCTGCTCGCCCGGCCCGGCCGGGCCCGACGCCCCGAGGAGGTCGCGGCCGCGCCCGCGGCCGGTCCGGTGGCCGAGCCGGTCGCGGAGCACGTCGCCGAGGAGTACGCCACCCTCCCCGCCCAGGGTGAGCCGGCCTCGGCCAAGGAGAAGGAGTCCGTGCGATGAGTTCGGGCTCCGCCGGGGCCCTGTCGGTGACGCTGTGCCGCGACCCCCGGCAGTTCGCCGCGCTGGAGGAGCCGTGGAACCGGCTCGTCCGCGCCTGTCCCACCGCCACCCCCTTCCAGAGCCACGCCTGGCTGCACTCCTGGTGGCTGTCGTACGGGAAGGACGGCCGGCTCCGGATCGTCCTCGTCCGGCGCGGCGGCGAACTGGTCGGCGCGGCCGCCCTGATGCTCGTGCACCGGCCGATTCCGCTGCTGGTGCCCCTCGGCGGCCCGATCACCGACTACTTCGACGTGCTCGTGGCCGCGGAGCACGCCGCCCAGGTCGTCCCGGCGCTGGCCCACGGGCTGCACCGGGCGGCCCGCGGTGCGGTGGTCGACCTGCGGGAGGTCCGTCCCGGGGCCGCCGCCGAGGAGCTGTACCGGCAGTGGCCCGGGATCGGCAGCAGGCTGGCCGACTCCACGTGCATGGAGCTGCCGACCCTGCCGTTCGACGAACTGGTCAAGCGGATGCCGGCCTCCGGCGCCCAGCGGGTGCGGGCGAAGCTGCGCAAGACCGACGCGGCCGGGATCGAGGAGCACGAGGCCACCGAGCAGGAAGTGCCGCGCGCGGTACGGAACCTGCTGCGGCTGCACGAGAAGCAGTGGCGCGGCCGCGGCGTGACCCCGGAGCACCTGCGCCCCCGCTTCGCCGAGCACCTCACCCGGGCCACCCGCCGGATGGTGCGGGCGGGGGAGGGCCGGCTGACGGAGTTCCGGCTGGACGGGAAGGTGGTGGCGGCCAACGTCACGCTGCTGTCGGCGGGACTCAGCGGCGGCTACCTCTACGGCGCGGACCCGGACCTGCGGGCGCGCAAGGTGGACGTGGCGACTCTGCTGCTGCGCCACGAGGCGCGGCGGGCACTGGCGGAGGGCCGGCCGGTGGTCAGCTTCCTGCGGGGCAACGAGCCCTACAAGAACCACTGGCGGCCCCAGGCGGTCGTCAACCAGCGCTTCCTGATGGCCACGAGCGCGCTCGCGCCCCTGCTGCGGCTGCACGAGTCGCAGGTGACGGGGCGCGAGCGGGCGGTGGACGCGCTGCGCGAGGCGCTGCCGGCCGCCAGGGACTGGCGGGCGCGGCTCAACGAACTGCGGGTGCGATGACCCCTCTAGAAGGGCCAGAAGCCGAAGTCGTCGCCCAGGTCGATCTTGATGCAGACCGACTGCTTGCCGACGAGCTCGGACAGCCACCCGCCGAAGTTGATCGGTACGCACCACTGCCTGCTGTTGAGGGGCGGCTGCTGCGGCTGCGGCAGGGGCTCGGCCGGAGTGGGCGTGGGCTTCGGCACGACCGGGCCCGGCGTGACGGGCGCCGTTGCCACGGGCGAGGGCGTCACGGGCGAGGGCTTCGGCACTTCGGGGCTGGGGGTGCCGGGCTCGGGGACCTCGGGGCTCGGGTCGACGGGGGTCGGCACGAGCGGGCTCGGGGTCACCGGAGTCGGCACCTCGGGGCTCGGCACCACCGGGCTGGGCACGACCGGACTCGGTTCCACCGGCGCGGGCTCGGTGACCTGCGGCGTGGGGACCGCGGGCGTCGGGACCTGAGGCGTCGGGACCTGAGGCGTGGGGACCTGGGGCGTCGGGACTTCCGGGGTCGGGACCTGCGGGGTCGGGACTTCCGGGGTCGGGACCTGGGGTGTCGGGACCTGCGGCGTGGGCACGGCCGGAGTGGGTACGACCGGAGTCGGCACCGCGGGGGTCGGCACCACGGGGGTCGGCACCACGGGCGTGGGCACGACCGGCGTCGGCACCACCGGGCCGGGCACCTCGGGCGTGAGCGCGTCCCGGAACACCTTCGTGGACTCGGGGTTCTGCTTGCACTGCCACACGCCGTGCGGGCAGTAGTCGGTGATGGTGTGGTAGAGCGGCTTGTGCTGCGCGATCCACTGCAGCATGCGCCGCACGTACTCCGGGTTGTCGCCGCGCCGGAACAGGCCCCACTCCGGGTACGAGATCGCTTTGCGGTGTGCCCGCGCGAAGTCGACGTGCTTCTGGAGCCCGTACGGCTGGGAGATCTGGTCGTCGAAGTCCTGCCCGGGACCCTGGTCGTACGAATCCATCCCGATGATGTCGACGTAGTCGTCACCCGGGTAGCACTTCGTCCAGCCGATCGCGTCCGTACCCCTGTTCGGGGCGAAGTCGAACTTGAACTTCTGGCCCGGCACGGCGCGCATCACGGTGACGATGCGCCGCCAGTACAGCTTCCAGTTCGCCGGATCGGGGCGGCAGCGGTGGGTGTAGGTGACGCCGTTCATCTCCCAGCCGAGCACGATTACGGTGTCCGGCACGCCCAGCGACACCAGCCGCTCGGCGAGCCTGCGGAAGTGCTCGTCGTACTTGCCCTGCGCGCCCGCCCGGATCAGCCGGACCACCTGCTGGTCGGGCACCCGGGCCTCGTTGCGCGCCTGCATGGGCACGTTGAGGACGAACATCCGGTCGTCGTCCGCCCGGCGCCACCGCGCCCAGTCCTCCAGGAAGGAGACCCGGCCCTCGATGCCCGCCCACTGGTCGCCGGGGAGATAGGTGTGGCCGACCCGGATCTCCCTCCCGCCGAGCCAGCGCGAGAGGTACGGGATGCGGGCCACCCCGTCCGGCCCGTAGTGGAGATAGGCGCCCACGGCGGGGCCGGAGTCCACGGTCCGGTTCTCGTCCGGCGCCGCGAGGGCGGCCCCGGTGGCGAGCAGTCCGGCCGTGACCGTACCGACGCAGGTGCTCGCCAGTCGGCGGCGTGGTGTGGGCATGGCGTCTCCCGAGCTTTCCTGAATCGGTGTGCTTGCGAAAGACGTTAGGCATCACATCCGACGAATGGCCTGTTCGGTGACTGCCGCGTAGGCCATTAGCAGCTGCACATCACCCCCGCTTGGTCCGACTAGGTGAAAGACACCCTTGCCATGCACGCGTTCGCCAACCATGTGCCCGCCGTTGTCCTCAGACTCGACCGCAATCCGTTCCACCACGGAACCCTCGGCGCCGTCAGATCCCTTGGCCGCAAGGGCGTGGAGGTCCATGCCGTCGTCGAGGCCGGGGGAGGACCCATGGGGCGTTCGCGGTACCTGCGCGCAGTGCATCCGGGGCCCGTCGGCGGGCTGGACCCGGAGACGCCCGAGGCCCTGCTGGAGTGCCTGAACGGGGTGTCGGACCTGATCGGCCGTCCGGCCGTGCTCATCGCGATGGACGACCTGAGCGCCATCGCCGTGTCCCGGGTCGCCCCGATGCTCCGCGAGCGTTTCCGGATCCCCCATCAGCCCGACAACCTGCCCGCCCGGGTGGCCGACAAGGCCGAGCTGTCGCGGCTCTGCGCACGGTGGGACGTACCGCACCCGGAGACCGTGGTCCCGGCGAGCGGAGCCGAGGCGGCGGAGGCGGCCTGGCGGTTGGGCCTGCCGGTGGTGGCCAAGTGGAGCCGGCCCTGGCTGCTGCCCTCCGGGGCGGACGGGCTGCGCAGCACCACGCTGGTCCACACCACGGCCGAGGCGCGCCGGCTGTACGAGCGCTCCGCGCAGGCGGGGAGCCGGCTGCTGCTCCAGCGGTTCCTGCCGGCCGGG includes these proteins:
- a CDS encoding glycosyl hydrolase translates to MPTPRRRLASTCVGTVTAGLLATGAALAAPDENRTVDSGPAVGAYLHYGPDGVARIPYLSRWLGGREIRVGHTYLPGDQWAGIEGRVSFLEDWARWRRADDDRMFVLNVPMQARNEARVPDQQVVRLIRAGAQGKYDEHFRRLAERLVSLGVPDTVIVLGWEMNGVTYTHRCRPDPANWKLYWRRIVTVMRAVPGQKFKFDFAPNRGTDAIGWTKCYPGDDYVDIIGMDSYDQGPGQDFDDQISQPYGLQKHVDFARAHRKAISYPEWGLFRRGDNPEYVRRMLQWIAQHKPLYHTITDYCPHGVWQCKQNPESTKVFRDALTPEVPGPVVPTPVVPTPVVPTPVVPTPAVPTPVVPTPAVPTPQVPTPQVPTPEVPTPQVPTPEVPTPQVPTPQVPTPQVPTPAVPTPQVTEPAPVEPSPVVPSPVVPSPEVPTPVTPSPLVPTPVDPSPEVPEPGTPSPEVPKPSPVTPSPVATAPVTPGPVVPKPTPTPAEPLPQPQQPPLNSRQWCVPINFGGWLSELVGKQSVCIKIDLGDDFGFWPF
- a CDS encoding GNAT family N-acetyltransferase, giving the protein MSSGSAGALSVTLCRDPRQFAALEEPWNRLVRACPTATPFQSHAWLHSWWLSYGKDGRLRIVLVRRGGELVGAAALMLVHRPIPLLVPLGGPITDYFDVLVAAEHAAQVVPALAHGLHRAARGAVVDLREVRPGAAAEELYRQWPGIGSRLADSTCMELPTLPFDELVKRMPASGAQRVRAKLRKTDAAGIEEHEATEQEVPRAVRNLLRLHEKQWRGRGVTPEHLRPRFAEHLTRATRRMVRAGEGRLTEFRLDGKVVAANVTLLSAGLSGGYLYGADPDLRARKVDVATLLLRHEARRALAEGRPVVSFLRGNEPYKNHWRPQAVVNQRFLMATSALAPLLRLHESQVTGRERAVDALREALPAARDWRARLNELRVR
- a CDS encoding polysaccharide deacetylase family protein; translation: MPADTDTAPAAVVVPARRTASPWVLMYHSVAEFTDPAEDPYGITVTPLALEAQLLWLRSRGLRGVSVGELLRARAAGRGAGLVGLTFDDGYTDFLTHALPLLQRHDCTATLFVLPGRLGVDNVWDPLGPRKSLLTAEGIREVAAAGQEIGSHGLLHQDLTATPDDVLQQELRGSRDLLRELTGTLPEGFCYPYGHLDARVVDATRAAGYGYACAIDPGRLAGPHALPRTHVSQADGGTRLRVKQVRHQVGELRRAVYR
- a CDS encoding glycosyltransferase is translated as MKPIEAVKALHVITGLGVGGAEQQLRLLLRHMPMRCDVLTLTNPGPVAEGLRADGVRVVHLGMRGNRDLGALPRLVRFIRRGQYDLVHTHLYRACVYGRLAARLAGTGATVATEHSLGEGEIEGRPLSGGVRALYLASERLGAATVAVSDTVAARLEGWGVPAARVHVVPNGIEAVRFRFDEGVRRATRARTGLPERAFVVGGVGRLVPGKRFDVLVRAVAALPGAHLMLAGDGPERAGLRRLAAELGAQSRIHLLGERDPLGDSADGRTPGIPALLAAMDVFVSPSREEAFGLAVVEALAAGLPVLHVTCPAIDDLPAAEAPGARRIGTGTEELVAALRGHMEAGARRLPPPPVVRRYDIARSARRLLDVYDLALSAAPEPRVPGPVTDPAPDPAGAAAPDPAARPEAGLTVPGPGSPRRTPGAHG
- a CDS encoding YveK family protein → MADTAAKKSEKPKNPEKKPERKADHRSGKRPRRRLGRPPVWWPLPACAVLGLAAGGAYGVLKAPEYAATSYVVAVPDDTTEPATALGFAQAYARIATSSSTLAYAQPRAGITARELRTHVRAETSPESPMIAITGTSKSPAEAADIANAVADALSLSSNQAAKNTGVQLLLFNQAVAPTDPASPSAAISGAVGLCAGGLLGGLWLLARPGRARRPEEVAAAPAAGPVAEPVAEHVAEEYATLPAQGEPASAKEKESVR